The following are from one region of the Takifugu rubripes chromosome 12, fTakRub1.2, whole genome shotgun sequence genome:
- the tinagl1 gene encoding tubulointerstitial nephritis antigen-like, with the protein MKLLLAALVVLLLVVGEGTAERLLSRRTKRELASPLHIGGIRDPFGSYCQRRGGCCPGRDDQCTVPYLDTICYCDLFCNRTVSDCCPDFWGHCLGVERPFITTCERNGNKFLTGQTYKENCNLCTCGADGRWDCEQNACLIEPDVISAVNRGNYGWRAANYSQFYGMTLDEGIRYRLGTQRPAKTIMNMNEIQMNMDPERDQLPLYFNSAEKWPGKIHEPLDQGNCAASWAFSTAAVASDRISIQSMGHMTPQLSPQNLISCDTRNQGGCTGGRIDGAWWFLRRRGVVTEDCYPYRPPQQTPAELGRCMMQSRSVGRGKRQATQRCPNTNNYQNNIYQSTPPYRLSTNEKEIMKEIQDNGPVQAIMEVHEDFFVYKSGIYKHTDVSFTKPPQYRKHGTHSVKITGWGEERNVDGAKRKYWIAANSWGKNWGEEGYFRIARGENECEIEAFVIGVWGRITMEDMRSHNHHHRRRQI; encoded by the exons ATGAAGCTCCTACTGGCAGCCCTGGTTGTGCTTCTCCTGGTGGTCGGCGAGGGTACTGCAGAAAGACTCCTGTCCAGGAGGACCAAGCGGGAGCTGGCCAGTCCGCTCCACATAGGTGGCATCAGGGACCCATTTGGTTCCTActgccagaggagaggaggttgCTGTCCTGGCAGAGATGACCAATGCACAGTTCCCTACCTGGACACCATCTGTTACTGCGACCTGTTCTGTAACCGCACCGTGTCCGACTGCTGCCCCGACTTCTGGGGCCACTGTCTTGGCGTAGAGCGACCGTTCATTA CCACCTGCGAAAGGAACGGAAACAAGTTCTTAACAGGGCAAACCTACAAGGAGAACTGCAATTTATG CACGTGTGGTGCTGATGGGCGTTGGGACTGTGAGCAGAATGCCTGTCTGATTGAACCTGATGTCATCAGTGCCGTCAACAGAGGAAACTACGG GTGGCGGGCGGCGAACTACAGCCAGTTCTACGGCATGACTCTGGATGAGGGCATCCGCTATCGTCTGGGCACCCAGAGGCCCGCCAAAACTATTATGAACATGAACGAGATCCAG ATGAACATGGACCCTGAGCGGGACCAGCTGCCTCTGTACTTCAACTCTGCAGAAAAATGGCCCGGAAAGATCCACGAGCCTCTGGACCAGGGCAATTGTGCCGCATCCTGGGCTTTCTCTACTGCAG CGGTGGCGTCAGACAGAATCTCTATCCAGTCgatgggtcacatgactccccAGCTGTCGCCCCAAAACCTGATTTCCTGCGACACGCGCAACCAGGGAGGCTGCACAGGCGGACGCATTGACGGAGCCTGGTGGTTCCTCCGGCGCAGAgg CGTGGTGACAGAGGACTGCTACCCGTACCGCCCCCCGCAGCAAACGCCGGCCGAGCTGGGCCGCTGCATGATGCAGAGCCGCTCCGTTGGCAGGGGGAAGAGGCAGGCCACGCAGCGCTGCCCCAACACAAACAACTACCAGAACAACATCTACCAGTCCACACCCCCCTACAGGCTCTCAACCAAC GAAAAGGAGATCATGAAGGAGATTCAGGATAATGGCCCCGTGCAAG CAATCATGGAGGTCCATGAGGACTTTTTCGTGTACAAGAGCGGAATCTACAAACACACCGACGTCAGCTTCACCAAACCGCCACAATACCGCAAACACGGCACGCACTCAGTGAAGATCACCGG gtggggagaggagagaaacgtTGATGGGGCAAAAAGGAAATACTGG atAGCGGCAAACTCCTGGGGAAAGaactggggggaggaggggtatTTCCGCATCGCCCGCGGTGAGAATGAGTGCGAGATCGAAGCATTTGTGATTGGCGTGTGGGGCCGGATCACGATGGAGGACATGCGCAGCCATAACCACCACCATCGCCGCCGGCAGATCTAG
- the LOC101072853 gene encoding lens fiber membrane intrinsic protein-like, which yields MYSFMGGGLFCAIVGNILLVVSAVTDYWMQYRLSGNYAHQGLWRYCMANKCYMQTDSIAYWNATRAFMILSAMSCFAGIITGIMSFAHFSAFERFNRSYAAGIMFFISTFFVLLGMAIYTGVTIHFLGRRFGDWRFSWSYILGWVAMLMTFFAGIFYICAYRECECRRGNGPR from the exons ATGTACAGCTTCATGGGAGGGGGTCTGTTCTGCGCCATCGTGGGCAACATCCTGCTGGTCGTCTCTGCGGTGACTGACTACTGGATGCAGTACCGCCTGTCTGGAAACTATGCCCACCAGGGTCTGTGGAGGTACTGCATGGCCAACAAGTGCTACATGCAGACCGACAGCATAG CTTACTGGAATGCCACCCGGGCCTTTATGATCCTCTCCGCGATGTCGTGCTTCGCAGGCATCATCACCGGGATCATGTCCTTCGCCCACTTCTCCGCCTTTGAAAGGTTTAATCGCTCCTATGCTGCAGGAATTATGTTTTTCATCTCCA CTTTCTTTGTTCTGCTGGGTATGGCCATTTATACCGGGGTGACAATCCACTTCCTGGGGAGACGCTTCGGTGACTGGCGCTTCTCCTGGTCCTACATCCTGGGCTGGGTGGCCATGCTTATGACCTTTTTTGCAG GTATTTTCTACATATGCGCCTACAGAGAGTGTGAAtgcaggagaggaaatgggcCGCGCTAG
- the cfap300 gene encoding cilia- and flagella-associated protein 300 codes for MDGEFEQTFSFTHLPSKKFSFLEDKNTYTLLMKWSMFGRISAQTFTFDRDFRPYNSEKFALCFFQSPQVVSSLSTKVNTGAPVPLDRPVRVEVEQVPCTRVSMDLFDPIYTCGILRPSGHMVKCFHDVFPDYDELRQMLQDEESQHYYVVGREAREEFLFVLFKHLCLGGELCQYDDVIDPYMNATKRIYKDLISVQKDPDTRKISIISTVFKVRVYDESGRCYPGRRDEEQNFAYLIVNPVSHHVTLFSHSYGVGTFEFP; via the exons ATGGATGGTGAATTCGAGCAAACGTTTTCATTTACGCATCTGCCCTCCAAGAAGTTCTCATTCCTAGAGGACAAAAACACGTATACGCTGTTGATGAAATG GTCCATGTTTGGGAGAATTTCCGCTCAGACTTTCACCTTTGACAGGGACTTCCGTCCTTACAACAGTGAAAAGTTTGCTCTG TGTTTTTTCCAAAGCCCTCAAGTGGTCTCCAGCCTGTCCACAAAGGTGAACACCGGGGCCCCTGTGCCTCTTG ACAGGCCCGTGCGTGTGGAAGTGGAGCAGGTACCGTGCACTCGAGTCTCCATGGACCTCTTTGACCCCATCTACACATGTGGCATCCTGAGGCCCTCTGGTCACATGGTCAAATGCTTTCACGATGTCTTCCCTGACTACGATGAACTCAGACAG ATGCTACAGGATGAGGAGTCCCAGCACTATTACGTGGTTGGGAGGGAGGCGAGAGAAGAGTTTTTGTTCGTCCTCTTCAAGCACCTGTGTCTAGGAGGAGAGCTTTGTCAGTACGACGACGTCATTGATCCTTACATGAACGCCACAAAGCGGATCTACAAAGATCTGATCAG CGTTCAGAAGGATCCAGACACGAGGAAGatctccatcatctccaccgTCTTTAAAGTCCGGGTCTAC GATGAGTCTGGACGCTGTTACCCCgggaggagggatgaagagcaGAACTTTGCCTATCTGATCGTCAACCCCGTCAGCCATCACGTGACGTTGTTCAGCCACTCCTACGGCGTCGGGACCTTTGAGTTCCCGTAA
- the LOC101067934 gene encoding ras-related protein Rab-25-like, producing the protein MGSDESYNFVYKVVLIGESGVGKSNLLSRFTKNEFNHDSRTTIGVEFSTRTVQLDQYTIKAQIWDTAGLERYRAITSAYYRGAVGALLVYDISKHLTYESTERWLKELYEHADPHIVVMLVGNKRDLDTLRTVPSEEAQAFAENKGIMFMETSALDSTNVEAAFNEVLSAIQKKVASQQVTRGSISAVTLSSPIGATDTQERKGGCCKSS; encoded by the exons ATGGGGTCCGACGAGTCGTACAATTTTGTGTACAAAG TGGTTTTGATAGGAGAGTCCGGGGTTGGGAAGAGTAACCTCCTGTCTCGCTTCACCAAAAATGAGTTCAACCACGACAGCCGCACCACCATTGGTGTGGAGTTCAGCACCAGGACGGTTCAACTGGACCAGTACACCATCAAAGCCCAGATCTGGGACACGGCAGGACTTGAGCGCTACAGGGCGATCACCTCAGC TTATTACAGGGGAGCAGTCGGGGCTCTGTTGGTGTACGACATCAGCAAGCACCTGACCTACGAGAGCACGGAGCGATGGCTGAAAGAACTGTACGAGCACGCGGACCCTCACATCGTGGTGATGCTGGTGGGAAACAAAAGAGACCTGGACACCCTCAGGACGGTTCCCTCAGAGGAGGCCCAGGCCTTTGCAG AAAACAAAGGTATCATGTTCATGGAGACCTCGGCGTTGGATTCGACCAACGTTGAAGCCGCTTTCAACGAGGTCCTCTCAG CCATCCAAAAGAAGGTGGCCAGCCAGCAGGTGACCCGCGGCTCCATCAGCGCCGTGACCTTGTCCAGCCCCATCGGAGCCACTGACAcccaggagaggaaggggggctGCTGCAAGAGCTCCTAA
- the ubqln4 gene encoding ubiquilin-4, with protein sequence MTRKLTPDPSCSIGGVKMADQGAANPGNNNNNKSEASEGTIIKVTVKTPKDKEEIAIAEDASVSQFKEEISRRFKAKQDQLVLIFAGKILKDGDSLSQHGIKDGLTVHLVIKTAHKAADGGSTSASSAASPQAGNTSTSSPGTTPPSTAASTGTPAQPTQAPNILTGFGDLAGLAGLGMGSTNFMELQQQMQRQLMSNPEMLSQIMENPLVQNMMSNPDLMRQMIMANPQMQQLMERNPEISHMLNNPELMRQTMELARNPAMMQEMMRNQDRALSNLESIPGGYNALRRMYTDIQEPMFSAAREQFGNNPFSALGGNSESGVQPSRTENREPLPNPWGPPNSSNPPESGGSTAGSTSTPAGTNPSVSNPLGVNAGSLGNGIFNSPGMQSLLQQISENPQLMQNMLSAPYMRSMMQSLAQNPELASQVLMNNPLFAGNPQLQEQFRSQLPVFLQQMQNPEALSVMTNPRAMQALMQIQQGLQTLQTEAPGLMPSLMTGGAPGMPPAGVPGIPTAGVPGIPTAGVPGIPTAGVPGIPTAGVPSMPTENPASSPSNAGTNAAQQQLMQQMLQMFAGGGGGSATTQTPEVRFQSQLDQLNAMGFINREANLQALIATGGDINAAIERLLGSQPS encoded by the exons ATGACCCGGAAGCTGACGCCAGACCCGAGCTGTTCCATCGGCGGAGTAAAGATGGCTGACCAAGGCGCCGCAAATCCtggaaataacaacaataataagtCTGAAGCCTCGGAGGGAACGATAATTAAGGTTACAGTGAAAACTCcgaaagacaaagaagaaatcGCCATCGCAGAAGATGCGTCTGTCTCTCAG TTTAAAGAAGAGATCTCAAGGCGGTTCAAAGCCAAACAGGACCAGTTGGTTCTGATTTTTGCAGGCAAGATTTTGAAGGATGGCGACAGTCTCAGCCAGCATGGCATCAAGGATGGCTTGACGGTCCATCTGGTTATAAAGACGGCACATAA GGCAGCAGATGGTGGTAGCACCTCTGCCTCTAGCGCAGCCTCCCCTCAAGCTGGTAATACCTCCACTTCGAGTCCGGGCACCACCCCCCCGTCCACAGCAGCCTCTACTGGCACTCCTGCTCAGCCCACACAGGCGCCTAACATACTGA CTGGTTTTGGAGACCTGGCTGGTCTGGCTGGACTGGGTATGGGTTCGACCAATTTCAtggagctacagcagcagatgcagaggCAGCTCATGTCCAACCCGGAGATGCTTAGTCAGATCATGGAGAACCCGCTGGTGCAGAACATGATGTCCAACCCGGACCTGATGAGGCAGATGATCATGGCCAACCCTCAgatgcagcagctgatggaacGCAACCCGGAGATCTCCCACATGCTTAATAACCCAGAGCTAATGAGACAG ACAATGGAACTGGCCAGGAACCCTGCTATGATGCAAGAAATGATGAGGAACCAGGACAGAGCTTTGAGCAATTTGGAGAGCATTCCAGGAGGTTACAATGCTTTGCGGAGGATGTACACAGATATCCAGGAACCCATGTTCAGTGCGGCCAGGGAACAG TTTGGAAACAACCCGTTCTCAGCTCTAGGGGGCAACTCTGAGTCTGGTGTTCAGCCATCACGCACAGAGAACCGCGAGCCACTGCCCAACCCATGGGGACCGCCAAATTCATCCAACCCTCCAGAGAGTGGGGGGAGCACTGCAGGAAGCACTAGCACACCCGCAGGCACCAACCCCAGCGTGTCCAATCCTTTGGGTGTCAATGCTGGCAGCCTGGGCAACG GGATTTTCAACAGCCCGGGAATGCAGAGTCTATTGCAGCAGATCTCGGAAAACCCTCAGCTGATGCAGAACATGTTGTCTGCTCCCTACATGCGCAGTATGATGCAGTCACTGGCTCAAAACCCAGAGTTGGCCTCCCAG GTTTTGATGAATAACCCCCTGTTTGCTGGAAACCCGCAGCTACAAGAACAGTTCAGATCTCAGTTGCCCGTCTTTCTGCAGCAG ATGCAGAACCCTGAAGCCTTGTCGGTGATGACCAATCCCAGAGCTATGCAGGCTCTAATGCAGATCCAACAAGGACTCCAAACACTGCAGACAGAAGCACCAGGCCTTATGCCCAG TTTGATGACAGGTGGAGCTCCTGGAATGCCACCAGCCGGAGTTCCTGGTATCCCTACAGCTGGAGTTCCTGGTATCCCTACAGCCGGAGTTCCCGGTATCCCTACAGCGGGAGTTCCCGGTATACCCACCGCTGGGGTTCCCAGTATGCCCACAGAGAACCCTGCTTCCTCACCCAGCAATGCAGGGACAAACGCTGCCCAACAGCAGCTGATGCAacagatgctccagatgtttgctggaggcggaggaggaagcGCAACG ACCCAGACCCCAGAGGTGCGGTTCCAGTCCCAGCTGGACCAGCTTAACGCCATGGGCTTCATTAACCGCGAGGCCAACCTGCAGGCCCTGATTGCTACTGGTGGAGACATCAACGCCGCTATTGAGAGACTGCTGGGCTCACAGCCCTCTTAA